A genome region from Methylorubrum populi includes the following:
- a CDS encoding M48 family metallopeptidase, which translates to METVSTTGTFFDGISARPRPVTLRLSYRLEIAGGDVSRDWSLLDLRAADAAPPQMRINHAQGPESVEFADAAFADALKARCPDLGRTEREGGLTRLVLWSAAAGISVLLAALYGVPAASGVIAPLVPQAFEAQLGRSVDGQIVGLLGDPPLCDDAPARAVLDRLTARLAEGMALPVTPQVSVRRHAVANALALPGGRVILLSDIIAKAKDGDELAGILAHEFGHVAARDPMRSVITAGGTSFLLSLVLGDLTGSTVLVTIGQAAISAGYSRDAERAADAFAVGAVERAGGDGAALAAILERITDAEDEKPDAVSFLRSHPFTAERAARIRAMAGETPSGAGLLSEAEWQTLRGICPKPAKPKDGKTPPTEKP; encoded by the coding sequence ATGGAGACGGTTTCCACCACGGGCACCTTCTTCGACGGCATCAGTGCCCGGCCCCGACCGGTGACGCTGCGGCTGTCGTATCGCCTGGAGATCGCCGGGGGCGACGTCTCGCGCGACTGGAGCCTGCTCGACCTGCGCGCCGCCGACGCCGCGCCGCCGCAGATGCGGATCAACCATGCGCAGGGGCCGGAGAGCGTCGAGTTCGCGGACGCGGCCTTCGCCGACGCCCTGAAGGCGCGCTGCCCCGACCTCGGCCGGACGGAGCGGGAGGGCGGCCTCACCCGGCTCGTGCTCTGGTCGGCGGCCGCCGGCATCTCCGTCCTGCTCGCGGCGCTCTACGGCGTGCCGGCGGCCTCCGGCGTGATCGCGCCGCTGGTGCCGCAAGCGTTCGAGGCGCAGCTCGGGCGCAGCGTCGACGGCCAGATCGTCGGCCTGCTCGGCGACCCGCCGCTGTGCGACGACGCGCCGGCCCGCGCCGTGCTCGACCGGCTGACGGCGCGTCTCGCCGAGGGCATGGCGCTGCCGGTGACGCCGCAGGTGAGCGTGCGCCGCCACGCCGTCGCCAACGCGCTCGCCCTGCCGGGCGGCCGGGTGATCCTGCTCTCCGACATCATCGCCAAGGCGAAGGACGGCGACGAACTCGCCGGCATCCTCGCCCACGAATTCGGCCACGTCGCCGCGCGCGATCCGATGCGTTCGGTGATCACCGCGGGCGGCACCTCGTTCCTGCTGAGCCTCGTGCTGGGCGACCTCACCGGTTCGACGGTGCTGGTGACGATCGGGCAGGCGGCGATCTCGGCGGGCTACTCGCGCGACGCGGAGCGGGCGGCGGATGCCTTCGCCGTCGGTGCGGTCGAGCGGGCGGGCGGCGACGGGGCGGCGCTCGCCGCGATCCTCGAACGCATCACCGACGCGGAGGACGAGAAGCCGGACGCCGTGTCGTTCCTGCGCTCGCACCCGTTCACGGCGGAGCGCGCCGCCCGGATCCGGGCGATGGCGGGCGAGACGCCGAGCGGCGCCGGCCTCCTGTCCGAGGCCGAGTGGCAGACCCTTCGGGGCATCTGCCCGAAACCGGCCAAGCCGAAGGACGGCAAGACCCCGCCGACCGAGAAGCCGTGA
- the ndk gene encoding nucleoside-diphosphate kinase has protein sequence MALERTFSILKPDATRRDITGAVNAVIEAAGLRIVGQRRIRMTRAQAETFYEVHKERPFYGELVAFMTSGPVVVQVLEGENAVAKYREVMGATNPAQAADGTIRKQFAESVGENTVHGSDSADNARIEIAQFFTDADIAA, from the coding sequence ATGGCCCTCGAGCGCACCTTCTCCATCCTCAAGCCCGACGCGACCCGCCGCGACATCACCGGCGCGGTCAACGCCGTGATCGAGGCCGCCGGCCTGCGCATCGTCGGCCAGCGCCGCATCCGGATGACCCGCGCCCAGGCCGAGACGTTCTACGAGGTGCACAAGGAGCGCCCGTTCTACGGCGAGCTCGTCGCGTTCATGACCTCGGGCCCGGTCGTGGTGCAGGTGCTGGAGGGCGAGAACGCCGTGGCCAAGTACCGTGAGGTGATGGGCGCCACGAACCCGGCCCAGGCCGCCGACGGTACCATCCGCAAGCAGTTCGCCGAGTCGGTCGGCGAGAACACCGTCCACGGCTCCGACAGCGCCGACAACGCCAGGATCGAGATCGCGCAGTTCTTCACCGACGCCGACATCGCCGCGTAA
- a CDS encoding DUF2147 domain-containing protein, producing the protein MRIALSLTALLISSAAFAAPKDLSGTWLTEDGRAKIRIDRCGPGGGNACGKVVWLKSPTTDAGAPRTDLKNPDPKKRARPIIGLTLLDNLKPEDAGFAGEIYNADEGKIYQVSLERESEAELNVQGCMLKVLCGSQTWTRVPDVNQQAAAASVEVPAKPAKPAAKPAPAKAGPAE; encoded by the coding sequence ATGCGTATCGCCCTCAGCCTCACCGCCCTCCTGATTTCGAGCGCCGCCTTCGCTGCGCCCAAGGATCTGTCCGGGACATGGTTGACGGAGGACGGGCGCGCGAAGATCCGCATCGACCGCTGCGGCCCCGGCGGCGGCAATGCCTGCGGCAAGGTGGTGTGGCTGAAGTCCCCGACGACCGACGCGGGCGCGCCGCGCACCGACCTGAAGAACCCCGACCCGAAGAAGCGGGCCCGTCCGATCATCGGCCTGACGCTGCTCGACAACCTGAAGCCGGAGGATGCCGGCTTCGCGGGCGAGATCTACAACGCCGACGAAGGCAAGATCTATCAGGTCAGCCTGGAGCGCGAGAGCGAGGCCGAGCTGAACGTGCAGGGCTGCATGCTCAAGGTCCTGTGCGGTTCGCAGACCTGGACCCGCGTGCCGGACGTGAACCAGCAGGCCGCGGCCGCCTCGGTGGAGGTGCCGGCCAAGCCCGCGAAGCCGGCCGCCAAGCCGGCTCCGGCCAAGGCCGGCCCGGCCGAGTAA